Genomic DNA from Archangium lipolyticum:
GGAATGTATCCTCCGAGGTTCGCGGAGCTGAAGATTTTCCCGGTTCGCGCACGCGAGCCCCCGGAAAATAATCCTGGATGCGGAGGAATCACGTGAGCCGCGGACCGTGGGGACGCCGTGCCCTGGGAAACGCCCTCATCCGCTCGACATCTGACAACCCCCTGTTTTCCCGGAAGAAAAGAATCCACGGGGCCTCCCTGCCCCACGGGATGAGCGGACTGTTCACGGCCCGGCATGGATCTGGCTTTGGACAGTCCCCGAACCCCAAAGGTGACAGGCATTGGCCTGTCCCACCCCAGATGGAGTGGATTGACATGCATCGGAGGAAACTCCCAGTGGTACAGACTTCGGCGCTGCTCACCGCGCTGCTCGTGTCCCTCGCGGGGACGCCAGCGGCCGCGCTGCTCGGCGGGCTGGACTCGACGCCCCCCCAGCTCAAGATCATCCGGCCCGGCGGCTCCGCCGTCCTCCAGGGCCAGGTGGCCCTCGAGGTCGAGGCGGAAGACGGGCTGCTGGGCTCGGGAGTAGCCCGGGTGGAGTTCCAGGTGGATTCCACCACGAACACCTGGGTGGCGCTGTCCGGGAGCCTGCTGTCGACGAAGTACCGGGGCGTCTGGGCGAGCACGTCCGTGACGGATGGCAGCCACAACATCTTCGTCCGCGCCACGGACAACTCCGGGAACCAGCGGCTCGTGTCCGTGCTGGTGGTGGTGGGCAATCCGCCCGCCGCGCCCTCGGGGGTGAAGCTGACGGCGCCACCGGTCCCCAGCAATGGTGGCTTCCTGGACGTCTCCTGGAACGCCAACGCGGAGGCGGACCTGGCGGGTTATGCCGTGTACCGGAGCACCAAGGCCGGTGGCCCGTACACGCGGGTGACCGGCACCCAGAGCACCTTCCACCGGGATGATCTGCTGAACATCGGCACCACCTACCATTACGTGGTGGCGGCGGTGGACGTGGCCGGCAACGAGTCCTCCTTCTCCGCCGAGGTCTCGGACACGCCCAGGGACACCCTGCCCCCGCGCGTGTACGCGACGAGCCCCTCGCTGGGAGGGACGGACTTCGCCGAAATCGACTGGCTCACGGACGAGCGCTCGACCTCGCAGGTCGAGTACGGCACCACCAGCTCCCTGGGCAGTGCGACGAGCCTGGACCTCAACCTCACCCAGAACCACCACGTGCGCCTGTCGAACCTGCAGCCGGGCACGACGTACTTCTTCAAGGTCCGCTCGATGGACGCGGCCGGCAATGGTTCGGTCTCGCCGGTGCTCTCGTTCACCACCCAGGTGGACCACCCGCCGGCCGTGAGCATCGTGAACCTGTCCAACGGGGCCATGCTCCGGGAGTCCATCCGTCTGCAGATCCAGGCCGTCGATCAGGTGCACCTGTCCCGGGTCGAGTACACGGTCGATGGCCTCTTCTGGCGGAGCACGTCCTACAACAGCCAGACCGGGTACTACGAGGGACTGATCGACACGAGCACCCTGTCGGAGGGCTCCCACATGGTCGGTGCTCGCGCCACCGACAACCGGGGACAGGAGTCGCTGGCGCTGATCGAGGTGTGGATCGATCGTTCTCCCGCGGTCGTGGGGCTGGCCGGTCCGGAGGAGCAGAAGCACTTCGCGGGCGGGAAGGAGCACCGGGTGCGGATGGCCGCGAGCGACCGGGGCTCGGGCATCGCCGCCATGGAGTGGCAGGTGTACCTGGTGCCGGCCGGAGCGGAGCTGGAGGTGGCGCCGGAGCCGGATCCCGCCGCCTGGCAGCCGCTCCCGTTCAACGCGCGGTCCGGGCTGTACGAGACGGGCTGGCGGGCCCCCGTGGTGGTGGTCGCGCAGCGCGGCTTCCTGTATGCGCGGGCCACGGACGGAGCCGGGAGGAGCACCACCTTCGTGCGGGAGATCGAGGTCCTGGCCCACGGGCGTGACTTCCAGTTCACCGGCACCAGGGGCGAGGAGGTGTCCGGCACGGTGGCCATCGAGCCCATCGGGGCCGAGGGAGGCAATCGCGTCGGCGTGCAGGTGGAGGGCCGGTTCCTGACGCCGGGAGCCACCTACCAGGTGACGGTGAGCGGCGCCGGGGAGTCGTACACGGCGGAGCTCGTCGCGGACGAGCAGGGCCGGGGTGTGGCTCAGGTGGAGACCGACACCTGGATGACGGACGCGTTCTCCGCGACCGTCACCCCGTCCGGCTCCGGCTTCTGAACGCCCGGCATGGGCCCCCGGGCCCTGGTGGGACTCAGGCCACCTCCACCAGGTCCTGGGATTGAATGAGGGGCTGGGGCATCGTCCACAGCCCCTCGCGGTGGCGGTAGCCGACCTGGAAGGCATCCAGGATGGCGGGCCACCTGTCCTCGAAGAGGGCCCAGTTGTACTCGGTGGGCTTCGAGGTGAGGAAGTTGCGGTCCCGATCCTTCAGCGTGGCGGTGTAGTCGCTGAGCTCCCAGGCGACGGCGCCGAGCGGCAGGCGCAGCGTGGGCGTCATCGCCAGCATGAGGGAGGGGCGAGACACTTCGCCCTCGCGCGGGGCCGGGGGCGTGAAGGCGGGCTGCACGGTGTCATGCTGCTCGCGCCAGGCCAGGTAGTTGTTGGCGAAGGCGATGAGCGCGTCCCGCTCCGAGGCGCTGGCCGCCCGGCGCGAGTCCTCGAAGAGCGCGAACGCGGCCACCACCAGGCTGTGCCCGCTCACGCCGGGCAGCGCGCTCGCGAAGTCCGCCGGCAGCGGCGAGTCCTTCACGTGCGCGAGCGCGTACGCCCAGGCACGCCGGGCCTCGTCGGGATTGGAGTCCTTCAACGAGAAGCGCTCCACCACCATGGCCGACCGGACCTCGTGCCCGCCCGAGCTCTTCCGCCAGTCGAGGTACGCGCGCGCGGCGCCGCCGATGTCCCCGAAGATGGCCATGTTCCCTTCGAGCAGCAGCTGCTCCAGGGTGCGCGCCACCGCCTCGGCCTTGTCGAGCGGCGTGGTGCCCGGGGCCGCATGGAGCAGGCGCACGAAGCGCCAGGTGGTGATCCACAGGGTGCGCAGATCCAGGAGCGACTCGAGGTTGGCGGCGCTCACCAGCGTGCCCAGGGAGGCGGCCACGTCGTACGACAGGCCGAACCACCGCAGCGTGTCCGCCATCTTCTCCGCGGCGAGCAGCCCCTGGCCGGAGACACCGCAGCGCACGAGCGCGTGCTGGACGGACTGGGCGGGCTCGCCCTGCGCCGCGTCGATGATGGACCGGGCCAGGTGCGCGCCGAGCATTCCCTTGCCCACCTCCAGCGAGGCGTGCGGCGCGAGGGCGAACCAGTTGCACAGGACGCGGCTGGTGCCCCCGGGCCGGTAGTCCGGGTCGAGCAGCGCCTGCAACTCATGGGCGAGCTGGATGTAACCCTGGGTGATGCGGTGATTGGTCTCCAGCGAGCGGGACGTGACGGCCAGCAGCCCGGGAGCGGGAGCGCGGAGGGTGTTCCTCGCCAGGGCCTGGGACGGTGAGGCGCCGGGGCTCGCGGTGGGCTCGAACTGCTGGGCGGTATCTGGGTTGCTGGACGGCGGACGTGGATCGGACAAGAGCATCTCCCCCTGTCCCCTGTTCATACCCGTTATGCCCCTCCCGAGCTACGGAACGGCAGCGCCCGGAGGAACTGCGCATCACTCCAGTCCCAGCAGCGAGCGGGGTCCTTGTCGACGTTGGTGGGCACGCTGTTCCAGCCGTGGACGGCGGGGGAGCTCGAGCCGCGCCAGTGGAACAGCACGCTGTAGACCGCCGCCACCGCGAACACTCCGGTGAGGATCGGGCGCCGCCGGGGGGCCGAGAGCAGCGCATCCAGGGGGAAGGCCAGGAAGTAGACGAGGTAGGGCAACACGTCCGTGAAGAAGCGCGGACCGACGGAGTGCCCCGCCCACCAGATGGGGAAGGCCGAGATGGCCACCCAATGGAGCAGCACGGCCACCGCGAACGCCTTCTCCGGGGCCTGGAGCTCCCGTCGGCGCAGCTTCTGAAAGAAGCCCACGACGGCGAGGAGGAGGAAGGGCGAGTAGATGAGGAGCCCTCGCGAGGGGCTGACGAGGTTGGCCGCCAGTGCCTGGAAGAAGCGGCTCTGGGTGGGATCCAACCGCTGCGAGTAGTAGGGCGAGAACAGCGAGCTGTAGGTGCTCAGGTTGTAGGCGCAGAACGGCAGGGCCACCACCGCCGCGCCCCCGAAGAAGGCGGGCAGCAGCCGGGGCCACCGCAGGACGTAGAAGGCGGTGACCACCACGACGGAGACGGCGTTCGTCGGCCGGCAGACGTAGGCGCACGCGACGGCGAAGCCGGCCAGCAGCGCCGTGCGGACCGTCTGGGTGGGCCGGGCCAGCAGGAAGACGATGCAGGCGAGGGTGAGCAGCGAGGGCGCGTGCTGCCAGAGCACCCGGCTCGCCGTGGAGTAGGCGGACGTCCCGAACGCGAAGAGGAGGGCCGTGGCGAACGCCGTGCGGTCGGGCACCTGCTTCCGGAGCGCGAGGAAGAGCACCACGACGGCGACGCTGACGTAGAACG
This window encodes:
- a CDS encoding Ig-like domain-containing protein codes for the protein MVQTSALLTALLVSLAGTPAAALLGGLDSTPPQLKIIRPGGSAVLQGQVALEVEAEDGLLGSGVARVEFQVDSTTNTWVALSGSLLSTKYRGVWASTSVTDGSHNIFVRATDNSGNQRLVSVLVVVGNPPAAPSGVKLTAPPVPSNGGFLDVSWNANAEADLAGYAVYRSTKAGGPYTRVTGTQSTFHRDDLLNIGTTYHYVVAAVDVAGNESSFSAEVSDTPRDTLPPRVYATSPSLGGTDFAEIDWLTDERSTSQVEYGTTSSLGSATSLDLNLTQNHHVRLSNLQPGTTYFFKVRSMDAAGNGSVSPVLSFTTQVDHPPAVSIVNLSNGAMLRESIRLQIQAVDQVHLSRVEYTVDGLFWRSTSYNSQTGYYEGLIDTSTLSEGSHMVGARATDNRGQESLALIEVWIDRSPAVVGLAGPEEQKHFAGGKEHRVRMAASDRGSGIAAMEWQVYLVPAGAELEVAPEPDPAAWQPLPFNARSGLYETGWRAPVVVVAQRGFLYARATDGAGRSTTFVREIEVLAHGRDFQFTGTRGEEVSGTVAIEPIGAEGGNRVGVQVEGRFLTPGATYQVTVSGAGESYTAELVADEQGRGVAQVETDTWMTDAFSATVTPSGSGF